From the Pseudomonadota bacterium genome, the window GACCGCAGTCCGGCCGGCTGCGCGAGGGCCATCAGTTCGGCGCGGAAGTGCTCGGCTCGGCCTCCCCCGCCGTGGAAGCCGAGCTCATCGACCTCGCGCTCACATTTCTGCAGGAGTGCGGGCTCCGCGAGGTGCGCCTCGAGGTCAACTCTGTTGGGTGCAAGAAGTGCCGGCCCGCCTACATGCAGGTCTTGCGTGACTTCCTCCAGGGCAAGGACGACGTGCTGTGCTCCGACTGCGAGCGCAGACGCGAGCGGAACCCGCTGCGGGTTCTCGACTGTCGCAAGGACAGCTGCCTGACCATCACCAACACCGCGCCGACGGTCTTCCAGTCGCTGTGCACCGACTGCCGCGGGCATTTCTTCACGCTCAAGGAGCATCTGGGGCAGATGGGCCATGCGGTCCACGGCAGCCTTCGCGTGGTGAACGCCCTGGGCATCTACAACCGAAACGTCTGGCAGATCGTCTCGCCTCAGCTCGGTTCCGCCAATCCGCTCTGCGGTGGCGGGCGCTTCGACGAGCTGGTGGCCCAGATGGGAGGGAGCGCGACGCCTGCGGCAGGTCTCTCCATCGGGCTCGAGCGGGTGCTTGCCGCCCTCGACAAAGAGGGGAACGGCACCGCCGAGGAAGTGCGCCCGGACGTTTTTCTCATCGGGGTAGGCGAAGAGGCCGAGCGCGTCATGACACGGGTCAGCCACCAGCTGCGCAAGCGTGGCCATCGCGTCGAGCGCGACTACTCGGGCCGCGGCATCAAGAACCAGACCAAGGCCGCCGAGAAGTCCGGCGCGCCCTTCACCGTTCTTCTTGGCGAGGAAGAGACGCGGGTGAGCCAGGTGGTGATCGGCGACGTCGCCCGTGGCACGCAGGAGACCTTGTCGGTCGCGCGCCTCATCGAGCATCTCGACTTCAAGCTTCGGCGTGACGCGAGAGATCGTGGGCGCGACCGGGGGCGCGAGGAGCGCGCGCGTCGCGGTGAGCGGGCCGACACGCGCAGCCGGGTTCGCGAGGAGAGCGTCGAGCGCGAGACGCGCGGCCGTGACGCGGAGGGCGAGCGCGAGCCTCGTGTGCGCGCGCGCGACGAGAACGGTCGCAGCAGGGGAAGAGGGCGTCGATACGAGCGGCCGGAAGATGAGGGTGGAGCGCGCTTCGACGAGTGGGCGTCCACCTACAGCGAGGCGGCGCGCAACGCCCCGGAACGCCCCCCGCGTGCGTCTCGCCTTGCAGAGACGGCACTTACCGAGACGGGGGGCGACGATCTGGGTCGACAGGCCTGGTCGGAAGCCCAGGGCGGATTGCTCCAGCCACAGTCTGACGACCCGCTTCACTGGCCCGTCGCGCCTGTGGGGCTGGCCGCTCCGATTCCTGTCTCGATTCCGGAGCGTGTTGACGAGGCGCCCGTCCATGGGGTATCCTGGCTCCTCGAACCGGGCGAGGAAGGCGCATGCGCGGTCGTGACCTATGAGACCGTGGTCGAGGAGTTCGTAGGTGTCGTCGATATCGACGACGATGACTCCGATGAAGGCGACGACGGCGAAGACGGTCTTGCCGGCGTGGGAGCAGGTGACGGCGGAGAAGGCGCAGATGGCGCGAGACGGCGTCGTGGCGGTCGACGAGGGGGTCGACGTCACGGGCGTCGCCGGTCGCGCAAGTCCTGACCCGCCACCTGCTGCGCGACTGACCTGCCGCAGAGGAAGCAAATCTCACGAACGGGAAATCACGCACCATGGAGAATCAGGCCTCGGGCGCCACGAAGCCCATCGATGTCGAGCTGGTCAGGGAGTTCTGCGATCTCGCTGAGTCGCACAACCTGGCCCGCCTCGATGTCTCGTACAAGGAGTTCACTCTTCGTCTCAGCCGCGTCTCTGAGGTCGCACAGCCGTCCGTGGTGATTCCTGCGGCGGCGGTGGCCGCCGCCGTGCCTGCTGACGCCGCGCCCGCGAAGCCCGCCCTGCCTCCAGGGGTGTACGCGGTGAAGTCGCCGCTGGCGGGGGTTTTCTACCGCGCCGTCCGGCCCGGCGCGGAGCCGTTCGTCAATGATGGCGATTCTGTTCGCGTGGGGCAGACGCTCTGCATCATCGAGGCGATGAAGCTCATGAACGAGATTGCCGCCGAGCAGAACGCCCGCGTCTACCGCATCCTCGTCGATAACGCCCAGGTCGTTGAAGCCGGTCAGGACATCATTCTGCTCGAACCCGCCTGAGGAGGTCTGTCTGGTTGACCGAAGCCCTCTTCTCCCCCATCCCAGCGCCGCGCACCTGTGGGTTTCGCGGACGCTGGCGCACGCGCTTCTCGTGGGCGCGTGACTGATGTTCGCAGATATTCTCGAGCGCTGCCGCGACCTGTTCGTCACCGATCGGCGTGACCTCGAGTTCCTCTTTCGCAGAACGGCCCATCAAGAAGATCCCACCGAGATCTCCGACCGCGAGATGTTTGCCAACCTTGCGGCGGGCGATCTCACGCTCGCCGCGCTGCAGAAGTCGCTTCGGCGCCAGGACGACGACGCCGTGGCCGCCCAGTTCCTCAAGTATCTGCGCCAGCGCGTGCTGCCCAAGTTCCCCTTTCGCTTCAGCGAGCGAGAAGATCTCTGCGCGCTGCTGGTCGAAGACAGAGAAGCCGCCAACGTCACCTTGCAATGGGCCGAGCAGATCTGCGCGCGCACGTTCTACTCGCTCTATCACGGCATGTTCCACATGGGCAGCTACCTCGACTGGTACTCCGATCTCGCCGGCAAGTCGTGGTTCTTCGAGAACGTCAAGGGCATGCGCGAGAAGGTCTATCAAGAGCGCCTGCACGAGACCCTGAAGATGGGGCCCTTGCGGGCCACCTGGGACCTCAATGCGCTCCATCATCTCGTCGAGCTCGGCAAGGCCTGGTGGATCACCGACGATGATCGTTTCGCCTCCCAGTACGCCCTTCAGGCCCTCGACTGGATGGAGAAGAATCCCCCCAACATGGGCGTCAACTGGATGGATGAGATGGCGGTCGCCCGCCGCGCGGTCGCGTGGGTCTTCTCCTTCCAGCTGTTCCTGAACTCACCCGCCGTCACGCCCGAGTTCGCCACGCGCGCGGTGAAGACGGCGCTGATGCACGGGGCCTACCTGGCCGACTATCTGCGGCACGCCCGCGATGAGTCTCGTCCGGGGTATCGCCTGGCCGCGGCAGCGGCCCTCCACCTCGTGGCGGTGAGCTATCCTGAGTTCCGCAGCTGCGGTCGCTGGCGAGAGATCGCCCAGGCACTCCTGCCCACAACGCTCGAGGAGGAGTTCGGCGAGAACGGGGCACATCGGTCGGGGTCGGTCGACATGCACCGGCTCTGCTGCGAGTTTGCGCTGCTGCCGTTCATCCTCGCCGAGGTGAACGGGGAGAACGTCGATCGAGAGACCTATCGCCGCACGCTGCAGGCCTTCCAGTTCCTCGTTCAGGTGCAGGAGCCCGAGAGCGGGGCCCAGCCCATCGGCGCCATCTGGCCGGAACGGGTTCTCTGCTTCGGCGCGGCGTTCCAGCCGGATGTGCCCGGTCTCATCGGGCTGGCGTCGGTTCTGCTGAACCGCGAAGACCTTCGCAGGGCCTCGCGCCCCTCGTGGATGATCGTCTGGCTCAGCGGATTCACCGGCGTGAACCGCTATCAGCAGATGGGGAAGATGGCGGCGGAGGTCGAGAAGGTCCGGGCCTACGAGCAAGCCTCGCTCGTCGTGCTTCGCGAGGGCTGGGGAGAGCGTGATTTCTGGGCGGCGCTTCGTGTCGTGCCCAGCCATCCGCAGGAGGTCGGAGGGCGCATCCACGACGACCTCATGCACCTGTCGGTGGCGGTGGGGGGGAGCCGTGTCTTCACCGACACGGGTTCACTCGTGGCGGAAGATGAGCGGAGCCGGTATTTCGACTCGCCGCTCGCCCACAACGTGGTGGTCGTCCGCGACGCCGAGCCTGTGCCCATTGCCGAGGGCGGAGGCCAGGGCGGCGGCATCTCGGTTCTCGACGGCGACCGCATCTGGATACGGGCCGGTCGTCGCGCCTGGGTTCGCGAAGAGAAGACCTGGTGGCATCGGCGTGACCTTCTCTTCGACCCCGCCCACGCCACGCTTGCGATCTGTGACGCCCTCGAGGGCGATGGACCGGCTGACGTCGAGGTCTCGTTCCACTCCCCCATCGATCTCGAGATCGTGCAGCGGGGCGACCTCGGATGCATCTTCTGGAAGCGCACCGGGCTGTTCCGCCTTCACCCCTTCTTTCCCGACAGCTTTCGCGGCTTTGTCGACAAAGGGGCTTCGAAGGGGCTCCCCGCGGTTCTCTCCCGGGACGGCATCAGCCTGGAGCCCTTGCAGCGAATCCGCTACACGGCGCGGCTGGCCATGCCGGGCTGGATGATCTTCTGGATGACCTGGGATAACACCGCGAACACGCCCAGCCTCGAAGAGGTGAAGGCCATGTTCGCGCAGCTCGGCGCCCGTCCGGCGCCCCCCCAGCGTGCGGCAGGAGGCGGTCGTCAGCGGCGACCGGTGCTCTCCAACGACTGACGCGCTGCGGGTCGGGGTCGATGTCGCCTGGCTGCCCCATGACCGTCGCGGCATGGGGCGCTTCGTGCTTCAGACGTTGCTGCGCCTTCAGCAGAGAAGTGATCTGAGTCTCACCCTGGCCAGTCGAAGCCGTGCAGATCGGGCCGCGCTCGAGCTGCTGCTCGATGGCAGCGAGCGATGGCGGTTCACGACCTGGTCGGGCTGGCCTCGAT encodes:
- a CDS encoding histidine--tRNA ligase, with protein sequence MAITASRGSVDILPVETPRWRKIEEAAHRLALLFGYSELRTPAFEATELYSAFGDDSDIVDKELYTFRDRSGRSLTLRPEFTVATVRAALEHSLLGQTQLKSYYLGEVWRYDRPQSGRLREGHQFGAEVLGSASPAVEAELIDLALTFLQECGLREVRLEVNSVGCKKCRPAYMQVLRDFLQGKDDVLCSDCERRRERNPLRVLDCRKDSCLTITNTAPTVFQSLCTDCRGHFFTLKEHLGQMGHAVHGSLRVVNALGIYNRNVWQIVSPQLGSANPLCGGGRFDELVAQMGGSATPAAGLSIGLERVLAALDKEGNGTAEEVRPDVFLIGVGEEAERVMTRVSHQLRKRGHRVERDYSGRGIKNQTKAAEKSGAPFTVLLGEEETRVSQVVIGDVARGTQETLSVARLIEHLDFKLRRDARDRGRDRGREERARRGERADTRSRVREESVERETRGRDAEGEREPRVRARDENGRSRGRGRRYERPEDEGGARFDEWASTYSEAARNAPERPPRASRLAETALTETGGDDLGRQAWSEAQGGLLQPQSDDPLHWPVAPVGLAAPIPVSIPERVDEAPVHGVSWLLEPGEEGACAVVTYETVVEEFVGVVDIDDDDSDEGDDGEDGLAGVGAGDGGEGADGARRRRGGRRGGRRHGRRRSRKS
- the accB gene encoding acetyl-CoA carboxylase biotin carboxyl carrier protein, translating into MENQASGATKPIDVELVREFCDLAESHNLARLDVSYKEFTLRLSRVSEVAQPSVVIPAAAVAAAVPADAAPAKPALPPGVYAVKSPLAGVFYRAVRPGAEPFVNDGDSVRVGQTLCIIEAMKLMNEIAAEQNARVYRILVDNAQVVEAGQDIILLEPA